Proteins encoded together in one Chelonoidis abingdonii isolate Lonesome George chromosome 1, CheloAbing_2.0, whole genome shotgun sequence window:
- the LOC116833482 gene encoding olfactory receptor 52K1-like: MLLHGNLSAPNGTGSDPAMFFLMGIPGLEALHLWISIPFCSMFIMALLGNCTLLYTIKTEPSLHKPMFYFLAMLALIDLVLSTTTVPKILSIFWFNSREISFNACLVQMFFLHSFSILESTLLLAMAFDRYVAICKPLKYVTILTNSVIGKIGLVALARAVLLMIPLPFLLRRLPYCGSHVISHCYCEHMAMVKLACADTRFNNIYGIVVALFIVGLDLMFISLSYVKILRAVLSLASKEEQLKAFSTCGSHLCAILAFYVPVILTSAIHRFGSHVAPHVHILLANFYLLFPPMMNPIVYGVKTKQIRDRVLLLFLGKSF, from the coding sequence ATGCTCCTGCACGGCAACCTGTCAGCTCCCAATGGCACCGGCTCTGATCCAGCCATGTTCTTCCTGATGGGCATCCCGGGGCTGGAAGCTCTGCACCTCTGGATCTCCATTCCCTTCTGCTCAATGTTCATCATGGCCCTTCTAGGAAACTGCACCCTCTTATATACTATCAAGACAGAGCCCTCCCTACACAAGCCCATGTTCTATTTCCTCGCCATGCTGGCCCTCATCGATCTGGTTTTATCCACAACCACTGTGCCGAAAATATTGAGCATCTTCTGGTTTAATTCCAGGGAGATCAGCTTTAATGCCTGCCTGGTGCAGATGTTTTTCCTGCACTCATTCTCCATCCTGGAGTCTACTCTCCTTCTGGCCATGGCCTTCGATAGGTATGTGGCCATCTGCAAACCCCTGAAATATGTCACCATCCTGACCAATTCAGTGATAGGAAAGATCGGGCTGGTGGCTTTGGCCCGGGCTGTTCTGCTAATgatccctctgcccttcctcctcaGGAGGCTGCCCTACTGCGGGTCCCACGTCATCTCCCATTGCTACTGTGAACACATGGCCATGGTGAAGCTGGCCTGTGCCGATACCAGGTTCAATAACATCTATGGGATCGTTGTAGCTCTCTTCATCGTGGGGCTGGATCTGATGTTCATCTCCCTATCATATGTCAAGATCCTAAGGGCTGTCCTAAGCCTGGCGTCCAAGGAAGAGCAGCTCAAGGCTTTCAGCACCTGTGGCTCTCACCTTTGCGCCATCTTAGCATTCTATGTTCCTGTGATCCTCACCTCAGCAATACACAGGTTTGGGAGCCATGTTGCCCCGCACGTACACATCCTGCTGGCCAATTTCTACCTTCTCTTTCCTCCCATGATGAACCCCATTGTGTATGGTGTAAAAACCAAACAGATTCGTGACCGGGTGCTTCTTCTGTTCCTAGGAAAAAGCTTCTAG